The DNA sequence TGACCGGATAGATATCCTGGTACTTCTTCGGTGGGTTCTCGGCGTAGGCGATGGTGCCGTCGGCTAAGACGGTGAAGAACTCACGGTGGTCCTGGGCCCATGGGTGGTCAGGTGCTGCCTGGAGTGCGAGGTCGAGGGCGATCTCCAGACCCAGCTCCTCAGCGCGTGCCAGCAGCTTCTTGAAATCCTCGACGGTACCCAGCTCCGGGTGCACAGCGTCATGGCCACCGTCCTTGGAACCGATGGCCCATGGGGATCCCACATCCTCGGGCTCCGGGGTCAGGGTGTTGTTGCGACCCTTGCGGTTGACCTCGCCGATCGGGTGGATCGGCGGGAAGTAGACGGTGTCAAAGCCCATGGCCGCCACGCGGTCAAGGGCATCGGCGGTGGTGTCGAAGGTACCGTGAACGGGCTTGCCATCGGCATCCCAGCCACCGGTGGAACGGGGGAACAGCTCGTACCAGGAGTTCACCAGGGCGTCGCGGCGTTCGACCTTGACCTGCAGGTTCTCGCCGCGGGTGAGCAGCTCGCGGAGCGGGTACCGCTCCAGCAGCTGCTGGGTGGCCGCCGAGATGCCGGGTGCAACCCGGGCTCGGAGGTTGCCGGAACCACGCAGGGAGGTCGCGACGTCGATAAGCGTCTTCTTTTCCTCTGGTGGCAGATTCGCCGCGGCCTCCTCGAAGAGTTCAGCACCGCGCTCGAGGTCATTGTAGAGCTCCTCGGCGGACTGGCCGGCCTCGATCTTGGTGGTCACCGCATGACGCCAGGTGGCCATGGGATCGGACCAGGCATCCACGCGGAAGGTCCAGGTGCCGGGGACATCAGGGACGAAGAAGGCGTTCACCTGATCCTGGTTGGTGGGGGTCTGGCGCATCGGGATCTGGATGGTGTCCGGTGCAACGGTGGACTCCTCCGGGCCCTGGACATTCAGGGTGGCGGAGATGGCATCGTGGCCCTCGCGCCAGACGACAGCGGAAACCGGAACAATTTCACCCACCACCGCCTTAGCCGGGTTCTTGTCCAGAAGCTGGGGGCGAACATCATCGATTCCGAGACGACCAGTCACAGTTTTCTCCTCTTTAGCGGTGCAGACTTCAATACTCGATCACGTACACGTCTTCAGAGTGCCGGGGGTGATGGTTATCCGCCCGTTACCCTCCCAAAATCCTATCCGAGCTGTGTCACTTCCACATGGGAGAAGTGAAATCAGCCATGATGGAGGGTGTGACTGACTCTGCAACTGACTTCCAAGAGGACTACAACGAGGACCTCCTCATTGACTTTGAGGGTGTGACCTTCACCCGCGAGGGCAGGAACCTGGTGGGGCCTGTCGATTGGCAGGTGGAGCTGGATGAACGCTGGGTGATCATCGGCCCCAACGGTGCCGGCAAGACCACCCTCATCCGCATGGCCGCAGCCGAGGAGTTCCCCTCCGCCGGCAGGGCCCGCATCATGGGGGAGCAGGTGGGTAAGACTGACATGCGCGACCTGCGCTCCATGATCGGAGTGAGCTCCTCCGCGCTGGGTAACCGGATCCCCGAAAATGAAAAGGTCCGTGACCTGGTTGTGTCCGCTGGTTATGCCATTCTCGGCCGCTGGCGTGAGGATTACGCGGAGATGGACTTCGAGCAGGCCACCGACATCATGGAGCAGGTGGGTGCCCTCCACCTGGGTGATCGCACCTGGGGCACGCTCTCGGAGGGTGAGCGCAAACGCGTCCTGGTCGCCCGCGCCCTCATGACCAACCCGGAGCTGCTCATTCTTGATGAGCCGACCGCCGGCATGGACCTGGGTGGCCGCGAGGACCTGGTGGCCTATCTCGGCGCACTGGCCATGGACCCGGATGCACCGGCCATCGTCATGATCACCCACCACGTGGAAGAGATCCCCTCCGGCTTCACCCACGCCATGTTGCTGGATGAAGGCGAGATCGTGGCCCAGGGTCTCATCCACACGGTGTTGACCAATGAGAACCTGTCCAAGGCCTTCCATCAGCCGATCCAGGTGGATCGCATCGGTGAGCGCTATTTCGCGCGCCGGGTCCGTAAGGCGCGCCGCCGCCGCGCGCGCAACGCTGAATAAAATGCCGGAGCTTGTCGACGAATAACCGGGGGTTCAGGCCTGCAGGAGGGACTTCGTTTCCTTACACTGGTTGATGGTTCTCAAAGAAAGCATGGTGCATTGATGGTGATGGAAGGTGTTGGCGGCCGAAAGCTAGCCGCCACTGTGCTTCTGGTCCGGGATGGAATCATTGATGGCCAACCGGATCTGGAGGTCTATATCCAGGAACGGGTGTCCACCATGCCGCATTTCCCGCGTGCCACCGTCTTCCCCGGGGGCGGGGTGGATCCCCGTGACTTCCCGGATTTCTCTGACGGCCACAGCCCGGAGATCTGGGAGGGGCCGGATGCACTGGAGTGGGCTGACCGCCTCAACACCAGTCCAGAGATCGCCTATGCGCTGGTCTTCGCCGCGGTGCGTGAACTCTTCGAGGAGGCGGGAACCCTTCTGGCTGAGCACGGTAATGGCGGAGGCCTGGTGAAAGACGCCAGCAAATACCACGCCTATCGGGAGAAATTGGAAAGCCATGAGATGTCCCTGACCGAAATGCTGGTCAGGGAGAATCTGGTGATCCGAACCGACCTCATCGTGCCGTTCGCCCGCTGGGCAAGCCCAGAAGGGGATCGGGCGCGTTTTGATACGTTCTCCTTCGTTGCCATCGAACCGGAGGGGCAGTGTGCTGATGGCGATACCAGGGAGGCATCATCCACCGGTTATTTCCCGCCGGAGCTGATCCTGGAGGGATGGCGGGCCGGGCTGTTGCGCCTGGTCATTCCCACCTGGGCATCACTGTTTGAGCTGTCCCACTTCCACAGCACAGCTGAGCTGATGGAAAGCATCCATGAATTCAATCTCAATCCCATTGTGGATGACGCCATGAACAATCCCCGCTACCGCGAATTCTATGAACTGAAGCGGAACGAAAGGTTCTGACCGCGACCTCCTACACTGAGGAACATGAGTTTCAGTCCGGATGAGGTCCGCTTCCTTATCGATAACGCCCCTGATATTGATTTCGCCACACGTGAGCTGGAGCTGACGAAGCGCTCCATGATCTCTGATGTGGCGGTTCTTCGTTCACGCTTCGGGGAGCAGGGCCGGGCAGTTGCAGAACTCGCTGGTGCCCGCCGCTCAGGAAAACTGCCGGAGGATTGGTTGATGTGCCATGATTCCGCGCAACAGGCCACCCCGATGCAGGTCTCTGATATCCGTGCGCAACGTTTAGGCACAGCATTGGGGGAGAACACGGTGGCCCACGATGTCACGTGTTCCATCGGCACCGAGGGACTGGCGATAATGAACGCGGGACTGGGATATATCGGAGCGGATCTCGACCATTCCCGGCTGTTGATGGCTCAATATAATCTGGGCGCTGGGCGCGCACGCCTGCTGTGTGCTGATGCGCTGAAACCTGCTGTGAACGGCGCTGATGTGATCATCGCCGATCCTGCACGCCGTGCGGGTGGGCGCCGCATCACAGACCCGGCCCAGTTGTTGCCGCCGCTGCCTGATCTGCTTGACGCCTGGGCGGGACATGCCATGGCCGTCAAGTGTGCACCCGGTCTGGATTTCAGCGGGTGGGATGGCCTGGTGAGCCTGGTCAGTGTGGATGGCGGAGTGAAGGAAGCCTGTCTGTACACCCCGGATCTGGCTGATGGTGAAACACGTGAGGCCGTGGTGATCAGAGATCGGGTGGACCGGGTGACCGACCTGTTGGATGACGCCCCGGGGGAACAGTTGGCACGAGCGCCAGGGGAGTTCATCATTGACCCCGACGGTGCCATCGTGCGCGCCGGGTTGGTGCGGCATTATGCGGTGCGGGAGGGGTTGTGGATGTTGGACGAGCGCATCGCGTACCTCACCGGGGACCGTCTTCCCGAGGGAACCAGTGGATTTAGATTCATCGAGCAGGTGCCGCTGAAGAAGCTCAAGTCCGCGTTGAGCGCCCATGGCGCGGGTTCGGTGGAGATTCTGGTGCGGGGAGTGGATGTTGATCCTGATCAGTTGCGTAAGAAGTTGGCACTGAAGGGGAAGAAGGCGATGGCGGTGGTGATCACGCGCATCGGTACCACTGGTGTGGCGTTGGTGTGTGGGGCACGTGAGTGGGCGGAATGAATATCACATTGTAAAACCGGGTGGAGGTTGGTTAGTCTGTCAGGAATAGACTATGCGGTCTAGCGATGTCTATGAGGGTGTAGGGGAGTTGGCGGTAGGCCACCCGCGTACCATGGTTTAGAGATTTCAATACTTCTGAAAAGACTTATGAAAGGTGAGTGTGGATGTCCACAATCGTGGTGCTGGTGAAAAACGTTCCAGACACCTGGTCCAAGCGGACCTTGGAGGCTGATTTCACCCTCGATCGTGAGGGCGTGGATGAGGTCCTGGATGAGATCAACGAATTCGCACTCGAGCAGGCCCTGCGCTTGCGAGAGGCTAACCCGGGTCACAAGGTGGTGGCCCTGACCGCCGGACCCGAGTCCGCGGATGAAGCACTGCGCAAGGCGCTGTCGATGGGTGCGGATGAGGCCATCCTCCTCAACGATGAGGCACTGGCCGGTTCGGACCTGCTGGGCACCGCGTGGGCACTCAACAACGCGATCAACACCATCCCGGATGTATCCCTCATCGTCGCAGGTTCCGCCTCTTCTGATGGCTCCATGGGTGCGCTGCCCGGTGTGCTGGCTGAGTACCGCCAGACCGCGGCTCTGACCGGTCTGTCCAGGTTGGCCATCGAAGGTGACCAGGTTGTGGGCACCCGTGTGGACCACCGTGGCACCTTTGAACTCAAGGCTGCGCTGCCTGCGGTGGTGTCCATCACCGACAAGGCGGACAAGCCACGCTTCCCGAACTTCAAGGGCATCATGGCAGCCAAGAAGGCCACCATCGCGCGCCTCAACCTCGCGCAGATCGGTGTCACTCCTGAGCAGGTCGGCATCGCGCATGCCGCGACTGCCGTGACCGCCGCTTCGGAACGCCCGGCACGTACCCAGGGTGACATCATCAGCGCTAACGGTGCAGCTGCGAAGATCGCTGATTACCTGGCAGCTGAGAATCTGATCTAGTTCAACCCGATCACGTCAACCAACCTTCAAATCTCTGTAGGAGAAACGTTTCATGTCTACTGCATACGTATTGGTAGAGCAGAACAATGGTCGTCTGGATCCGGTCACCGTTGAACTGATCACCGCCGCACGCGCACTCGGTGAGGTCACCGCTGTTGTTGTTGGTGAGCCTGGCACCGGTCAGTCCGTTGCCGCCGAACTGGGTGCAGCCGGTGCAGCTGTTGTTATCGCCGCTGAAGCTGCCGGTGTGTCCGAGCGCCTGGTGATTCCTGAGGTGGATGCTCTCCACATCCTGGCTGCACATAACCCTGGCCCGATCGTCTTGTCCGCCAACCTGGGCGGCAATGAGATCGCCGGTCGCCTGGCCGCCCGTCTGGCTTCCGGTGTGCTCTGCGATGTTGTCGGCATCAACGCCGACCGCACCGCCAACCAGTCCATCTTCGGCGATACCATTCAGGTTTCTGCTGCCGTGGGTGGTGCAGCTCCGATCTACACCCTGCGCGCAGGTGCCGTTGCAGGTGAGCCGGTTGCTGCTGCCGGCACCCTGCAGACCCTGGCGCTGCCTGAAGCCACCATCAAGGATGTCACGGTTGTCTCATCCACCCCTGTCGTTCGTGGCGACCGCCCTGATCTGCCGCAGGCGAAGGTGGTTATCGCAGGTGGCCGTGGCATCGGTTCCGCTGAGAACTTCCAGACCGTTCTGGAGCCCCTGGCGGATGCTCTTGATGGTGCCGTGGGTGCCACCCGTGACGCCGTTGATCTTGGTTATTACCCGGGTGAGTACCAGATCGGTCAGACCGGTGTGACTGTGTCGCCGGATGTCTACATCGGCTTTGGTGTCTCCGGTGCGATCCAGCACACCTCCGGCATGCAGACCGCGAAGAAGGTCATCATCGTCAATAACGATGAGGATGCCCCGATCTTTGAGATCGCCGACCTTGGTGTGGTGGGCGACCTCTTTGAGATCGCCCCGGCGCTGCTTGAGGAGATCAACAAGCGCAAGTAGGGGTTCCTCGCCTGCCCTTCAGCTAACGGCCTTCGTGTATTAATACGCGAAGGCCGTTTTTTGGATACTGAATTGGTACGCTGACATCAATTTCACATCAATTTCACGGTAGAGCTATTTGAGGGCGAGGAAGAATCAGATGAACAGGTTAACTCGACACGCTGCTGTTCTCTCTACTACTTTCCTTGTCGCGGGGTTTCTCCTGAGTTGTTCTGCAGAAGACGAAAGGGGCAGCACGGCCTCGACCCCTGCGCAGACACCAGTGAGTAGTGAGCCAGCCAGTGAAATCGGTACCACTCCCGAATCCACTGAGGAAAGCATTACGGCCGGTCATCAGGAGGCGGTGGATCTGGCGGAAAAGTATCTGAAAGATTCAGAGTTTTCGGAATCAGGTCTCTACGGTCAGTTGTTGTATGAAGGCTTCGCTGAAGAGGAAGCACAGTACGGTGTGGATAACGTGGCGGTCGACTGGGATGAACAGGCACTGCAGTCCGCAGCACGCCTTCTGGACAGCTCTTCATATTCAGAATCAACCCTTTATAATCGGCTCATATTCGAGGAGTACACCCCAGATCAGTCGCAGTATGCAGTAGATAGTGTCAATGCTGACTGGTTTGGGGAGGCTGCAGAGTCGGCTGCGGGATACATGTCCTTCAGTGCTTTTTCCGAGTCCGGTCTTTATGATCAGCTCATTTATGAAGGTTTCACTCCTGAGCAGGCCCAGCATGGTGTGGCAAGCGTTATGTAAGGTGTGATGCGCGAGGAATCGCCCCTTTGAATCTCACCGAAACACCGAAGAAGGCCAGTGGACACTTTTTATCTCGACCACGCAGCGACCACCCCGATGCGGTTGATCGCCGCTGAGACGTGGATGGAACACGCCCAGTCTCTCAACCCGGCCAGCCAGTATGGTTCCGGGCGCAGGGCGCGCAGTGTGGCGGATTCCGCGCGCGAGGAGATCGCAGCGCTCCTGGGGTGCGAACCCATCGAGGTCATCTTCACCGCTTCCGGCACGGAGGCTGACAATCTGGCCGTTCTGGGTCTCTACCAGGCGTCCCCGTTGAATCGGGTGGTGTCCACTCCGATTGAGCACCCGGGCGTCCTGGAAACCGTCAAGGCTCTGGAGAAGTCCGGCGCACAGGTGGATCTGCTGCCGGTCGAACAAGATGGCCGGGTGTCGTCCTTCGAGCTGCTCAGCCAACCCGCAGCTGTGGCCACCATGATGTGGGCCAATAATGAAACAGGCGCGATCCAGCCGGTGGAGCAGTTTATCGAAGCTGCCGCCGGCACACCGACCCATATTGATGCCGTCCAGGTGGTCGGGCACCTTCCCGTTAACTTCGCGGAGCTGGGCGTGACCACGTTGGCGGCCTCCGCGCATAAGTTCGGCGGCCCGCGTGGCGTAGGTCTGCTCCTGGCGCGCCGTTCTCCGGCTCCCTCCGCTGTACTCCACGGAGGTGGTCAGGAACGTGGCATCCGTCCAGGCACCCTCGACGTTGCCGGTGCAGCCGCCACGGCGGCGGCCCTGCGCGAGGCGGTGGCTGAGCTTGATTCGGAGCATGCCCGCATCACGGGCCTGCGCAATAAGCTTTACGACGGCATCCTGTCGCTCATCGATAATGTCATGGTGCACACCACTGAACCCGCCCTGCCCGGGCACCTGCACCTGTCCTTCCCCGGTGCTGAAGGCGACAGCCTGATCATGCTTTTTGACTCCATGCGGATTGAAGCCTCCACCGGCTCCGCCTGCTCCAACGGAGTCAACCGTGCCAGCCATGTGCTGCTGGCCATGGGTATTACTGAGGCCGATGCCCGTGGCGCGATCCGCTTCACCTTGGGACGAACCACCACTGATGCAGACGTGGATGCGGTACTCGCTGTGATTGCTGATGTGGTTGCCCGTGCCAGAACCGCAGGACTGGCGTTTTAATACGTGGGGGTGTCCCTATGTTTTTGTCAAGAGGTAGTCACTGACACGAAGCCACAGCTCCCGGATGTGACACCATGGGCAATAAAACCGGCAGTACGATTTCTGCTAAGTAGTAGAAGTGATTGAGAACGTTCTGTTCAGTTGGGGGAAAGCTCATGTCTGAAAAAGTTTATGCTGTCTATCGTCGACGCATTCCCTACATTGGAGCAGTTCCATATGAGGC is a window from the Corynebacterium faecale genome containing:
- a CDS encoding maltotransferase domain-containing protein; this translates as MTGRLGIDDVRPQLLDKNPAKAVVGEIVPVSAVVWREGHDAISATLNVQGPEESTVAPDTIQIPMRQTPTNQDQVNAFFVPDVPGTWTFRVDAWSDPMATWRHAVTTKIEAGQSAEELYNDLERGAELFEEAAANLPPEEKKTLIDVATSLRGSGNLRARVAPGISAATQQLLERYPLRELLTRGENLQVKVERRDALVNSWYELFPRSTGGWDADGKPVHGTFDTTADALDRVAAMGFDTVYFPPIHPIGEVNRKGRNNTLTPEPEDVGSPWAIGSKDGGHDAVHPELGTVEDFKKLLARAEELGLEIALDLALQAAPDHPWAQDHREFFTVLADGTIAYAENPPKKYQDIYPVNFDNAPEKIYKEVYRVVKYWVDLGVTTFRVDNPHTKPANFWQWLISEIHTTNPEVIFLAEAFTRPARLYGLAKIGFSQSYTYFTWKVSKEELTEFATEIAEMADVSRPNLFVNTPDILHASLQHGGRAMFAIRAALAATMSPVWGVYSGYELFEHQSVKPGSEEYLDSEKYELRPRDFEGALESNDSLEPYIAALNQIRRANPALQQLRNLHFHEADNDQIIVYSKVDALTGNTVLVVVNLDPRSAREATVRLDLSALGLESGASFEVRDAITGVTYTWGATNFVRLEPLQDVAHIFVLPELPASRRERLAWREIEQYRA
- a CDS encoding ABC transporter ATP-binding protein, which codes for MMEGVTDSATDFQEDYNEDLLIDFEGVTFTREGRNLVGPVDWQVELDERWVIIGPNGAGKTTLIRMAAAEEFPSAGRARIMGEQVGKTDMRDLRSMIGVSSSALGNRIPENEKVRDLVVSAGYAILGRWREDYAEMDFEQATDIMEQVGALHLGDRTWGTLSEGERKRVLVARALMTNPELLILDEPTAGMDLGGREDLVAYLGALAMDPDAPAIVMITHHVEEIPSGFTHAMLLDEGEIVAQGLIHTVLTNENLSKAFHQPIQVDRIGERYFARRVRKARRRRARNAE
- a CDS encoding NUDIX hydrolase; amino-acid sequence: MVMEGVGGRKLAATVLLVRDGIIDGQPDLEVYIQERVSTMPHFPRATVFPGGGVDPRDFPDFSDGHSPEIWEGPDALEWADRLNTSPEIAYALVFAAVRELFEEAGTLLAEHGNGGGLVKDASKYHAYREKLESHEMSLTEMLVRENLVIRTDLIVPFARWASPEGDRARFDTFSFVAIEPEGQCADGDTREASSTGYFPPELILEGWRAGLLRLVIPTWASLFELSHFHSTAELMESIHEFNLNPIVDDAMNNPRYREFYELKRNERF
- a CDS encoding THUMP-like domain-containing protein encodes the protein MSFSPDEVRFLIDNAPDIDFATRELELTKRSMISDVAVLRSRFGEQGRAVAELAGARRSGKLPEDWLMCHDSAQQATPMQVSDIRAQRLGTALGENTVAHDVTCSIGTEGLAIMNAGLGYIGADLDHSRLLMAQYNLGAGRARLLCADALKPAVNGADVIIADPARRAGGRRITDPAQLLPPLPDLLDAWAGHAMAVKCAPGLDFSGWDGLVSLVSVDGGVKEACLYTPDLADGETREAVVIRDRVDRVTDLLDDAPGEQLARAPGEFIIDPDGAIVRAGLVRHYAVREGLWMLDERIAYLTGDRLPEGTSGFRFIEQVPLKKLKSALSAHGAGSVEILVRGVDVDPDQLRKKLALKGKKAMAVVITRIGTTGVALVCGAREWAE
- a CDS encoding electron transfer flavoprotein subunit beta/FixA family protein, which encodes MSTIVVLVKNVPDTWSKRTLEADFTLDREGVDEVLDEINEFALEQALRLREANPGHKVVALTAGPESADEALRKALSMGADEAILLNDEALAGSDLLGTAWALNNAINTIPDVSLIVAGSASSDGSMGALPGVLAEYRQTAALTGLSRLAIEGDQVVGTRVDHRGTFELKAALPAVVSITDKADKPRFPNFKGIMAAKKATIARLNLAQIGVTPEQVGIAHAATAVTAASERPARTQGDIISANGAAAKIADYLAAENLI
- a CDS encoding electron transfer flavoprotein subunit alpha/FixB family protein, with the translated sequence MSTAYVLVEQNNGRLDPVTVELITAARALGEVTAVVVGEPGTGQSVAAELGAAGAAVVIAAEAAGVSERLVIPEVDALHILAAHNPGPIVLSANLGGNEIAGRLAARLASGVLCDVVGINADRTANQSIFGDTIQVSAAVGGAAPIYTLRAGAVAGEPVAAAGTLQTLALPEATIKDVTVVSSTPVVRGDRPDLPQAKVVIAGGRGIGSAENFQTVLEPLADALDGAVGATRDAVDLGYYPGEYQIGQTGVTVSPDVYIGFGVSGAIQHTSGMQTAKKVIIVNNDEDAPIFEIADLGVVGDLFEIAPALLEEINKRK
- a CDS encoding Ltp family lipoprotein codes for the protein MNRLTRHAAVLSTTFLVAGFLLSCSAEDERGSTASTPAQTPVSSEPASEIGTTPESTEESITAGHQEAVDLAEKYLKDSEFSESGLYGQLLYEGFAEEEAQYGVDNVAVDWDEQALQSAARLLDSSSYSESTLYNRLIFEEYTPDQSQYAVDSVNADWFGEAAESAAGYMSFSAFSESGLYDQLIYEGFTPEQAQHGVASVM
- a CDS encoding cysteine desulfurase family protein, translating into MDTFYLDHAATTPMRLIAAETWMEHAQSLNPASQYGSGRRARSVADSAREEIAALLGCEPIEVIFTASGTEADNLAVLGLYQASPLNRVVSTPIEHPGVLETVKALEKSGAQVDLLPVEQDGRVSSFELLSQPAAVATMMWANNETGAIQPVEQFIEAAAGTPTHIDAVQVVGHLPVNFAELGVTTLAASAHKFGGPRGVGLLLARRSPAPSAVLHGGGQERGIRPGTLDVAGAAATAAALREAVAELDSEHARITGLRNKLYDGILSLIDNVMVHTTEPALPGHLHLSFPGAEGDSLIMLFDSMRIEASTGSACSNGVNRASHVLLAMGITEADARGAIRFTLGRTTTDADVDAVLAVIADVVARARTAGLAF